The genomic interval AATTTCATTTTTTTAGATATTTATCTCGAATTCAAAATATTATTTTAAAAGGAGAGATGAATCGTATGTTAGATTTAGGTCTACTAATCGTTCGTTTAGTAATCGGCTTGCTTTTTGTTGGCCACGGTGCTCAAAAATTATTTGGTATGTTCGGTGGACATGGGATTAAAGGAACAGGTGGTTTCTTTGAGTCAATTGGTGTAAAACCAGGTGTAACAATGGCATTGTTAGCTGGTTTAGCAGAATTCGGCGGAGGTTTATTATTTGCAGCAGGATTACTAACTCCAGTTGCAGCACTTCTAATTATTTTTACTATGCTGATAGCGATCATTAAAGTTCACGGTGCAAATGGTCTTTGGGCTACTAATAATGGTTATGAACTAAATTTAGTATATATAGT from Metabacillus sediminilitoris carries:
- a CDS encoding DoxX family protein — encoded protein: MLDLGLLIVRLVIGLLFVGHGAQKLFGMFGGHGIKGTGGFFESIGVKPGVTMALLAGLAEFGGGLLFAAGLLTPVAALLIIFTMLIAIIKVHGANGLWATNNGYELNLVYIVIALGAALTGAGSYSLDAILF